From Rubrivirga sp. SAORIC476, a single genomic window includes:
- a CDS encoding PKD domain-containing protein — translation MTQSTTEKTMTSRLSTLLLLGAAFLIASASQAQVIRPSESIYILLRGGVTGYYGDLDGNSDGDPGSANAKLSDGFDNPGYNVGGEIGYLFNPNLSFGVGFTYMDIPNLDTRGQGPTGRGPGANDILFIPGPNGPIPVTKNNGSAVNMVTGLFRYLPFDASRISPFVELGGALVFGVGTDNERNGSGTDAVIGYGPVAGLGLDVALTPQLGLFLAAQSTVVFPDVALDGADAGAFNSPRFNGDDADFDILANLGGGLRFALRPPVKAVRVLGLECPAELQVGQNGSFMAITNQDATPPVTSSWQFGDGASGSGSSASHAFTAPGTYTVTAMVMNDGGTDSESCIVTVVPRPTPPSLAGCRATPSRVDAGQQVTIDATATEADEITVDFGDGTTASSLPARHAYANTGSYTVTITATNEYGSDTCTIPVTVGDSYCADITELNPVFFGYGATTLTADATSRLEENIEILRRCPDICVTINAYSDGSEPGDAMRISQARADAVMQYYVGQGIDAERLRAVGRGVDPDANSKEDPGPGDSRARRADSIPSSCAGF, via the coding sequence ATGACCCAGTCTACTACGGAGAAAACGATGACATCACGTCTCTCAACTCTCCTCCTGTTGGGCGCGGCCTTCCTGATCGCTTCGGCGTCCCAGGCTCAGGTCATTCGCCCCAGCGAGTCCATTTACATCCTCCTCCGCGGCGGCGTCACCGGCTACTACGGTGACCTCGACGGCAACTCGGACGGCGACCCCGGCAGCGCCAACGCCAAGCTCAGCGACGGCTTCGACAACCCCGGCTACAACGTCGGCGGCGAGATCGGCTACCTGTTCAACCCGAACCTCTCGTTCGGTGTCGGCTTCACGTACATGGACATCCCGAACCTCGACACGCGAGGCCAGGGTCCCACGGGTCGCGGACCGGGCGCGAATGACATCCTGTTCATTCCGGGTCCCAACGGGCCGATCCCCGTCACGAAGAACAACGGCAGCGCCGTGAACATGGTCACGGGCCTGTTCCGCTACCTCCCGTTCGATGCGTCGCGCATCTCGCCGTTCGTCGAACTCGGCGGTGCCCTCGTCTTCGGCGTCGGCACGGACAACGAGCGCAACGGCTCCGGCACGGATGCCGTGATCGGGTACGGTCCGGTCGCAGGCCTCGGCCTCGATGTGGCTCTGACGCCGCAGCTCGGCCTCTTCCTCGCCGCGCAGTCGACGGTCGTCTTCCCGGACGTCGCGCTTGACGGTGCGGATGCCGGCGCGTTCAACAGCCCCCGGTTCAACGGTGACGACGCGGACTTCGACATCCTCGCCAACCTGGGCGGCGGCCTCCGTTTTGCCCTGCGCCCGCCGGTCAAGGCGGTTCGCGTGCTCGGCCTGGAGTGCCCGGCTGAGCTGCAGGTCGGCCAGAACGGTTCGTTCATGGCGATCACCAACCAGGACGCGACCCCGCCGGTCACCTCCAGCTGGCAGTTCGGTGACGGCGCCAGCGGCTCCGGCAGCTCCGCCTCGCACGCCTTCACCGCGCCGGGCACCTACACGGTGACCGCGATGGTGATGAACGACGGGGGCACGGACTCCGAGTCCTGCATCGTGACCGTCGTTCCGCGCCCGACGCCGCCGTCGCTCGCTGGCTGCCGCGCCACCCCGTCGCGCGTTGACGCTGGCCAGCAGGTCACGATCGACGCCACGGCAACCGAGGCAGACGAGATCACGGTCGACTTCGGTGATGGCACGACGGCGTCCTCGCTGCCGGCCCGCCACGCGTACGCCAACACGGGCTCGTACACGGTCACCATCACGGCGACCAACGAGTACGGCTCGGACACCTGCACGATCCCCGTCACGGTGGGCGACTCGTACTGCGCCGACATCACGGAGCTGAACCCGGTCTTCTTCGGGTACGGCGCCACGACGCTCACGGCCGACGCGACCAGCCGTCTCGAGGAGAACATCGAGATCCTGCGCCGCTGCCCGGACATCTGCGTGACCATCAACGCCTACTCGGACGGCTCCGAGCCGGGTGACGCGATGCGCATCTCGCAGGCCCGCGCCGACGCGGTGATGCAGTACTACGTCGGTCAGGGCATCGACGCCGAACGCCTCCGCGCCGTCGGCCGCGGTGTCGATCCGGACGCCAACTCGAAGGAGGATCCGGGCCCGGGCGACAGCCGCGCCCGCCGCGCCGACTCGATCCCGTCGTCCTGCGCCGGGTTCTAG